The Arachis ipaensis cultivar K30076 chromosome B10, Araip1.1, whole genome shotgun sequence DNA window TTATGTTGATGTGAACTCGGACAACTAACCCCCTGACCATTTCAGTAGTCCACGTATGCAGCAATCGTCCACGTCAGCCAGCTCACACACGCTCACCGTGCCAACTCAGCGCTTTCCGTTCATTCTTGCCGGAGATTCAGCCTCAAGGACCGGCTTGTGTGACGGAAGCATAGGACAGGGACAGAAGTGGATTACAATATTCGTCAGGGGTTGCTTTGTCATTGTGCAAAATAGTCAGGGGCCGGGTTGGTAGTTCACTCATCAAAATAACTTCATTAATAGAGTTTTGAAAACTAGTCTTATTAAACACGTGATGTTTAAGGAAGTCATTCTGTAAATTTGAGTTTAAACTGCATACCTATATCAAATGGTTTTATCTGTGAGATGATTAGAACTCAACTCATTAACAATTAAATAAATTGAACTAATAAATTTATGAACTAAGTTAagccttatttttaatttttaatatgtgTGCAACATTTATATATGTAATTACTTTTATATTTATTGATTTAATTTACATTTTTATGGTTAAAATTGTTTATGCTAAAATATTTTATAACCGGAAATAAAAGTTCACTcggtatatatttattatttaatattattttttattctcatAGNNNNNNNNNNNNNNNNNNNNNNNNNNNNNNNNNNNNNNNNNNNNNNNNNNNNNNNNNNNNNNNNNNNNNNNNNNNNNNNNNNNNNNNNNNNNNNNNNNNNNNNNNNNNNNNNNNNNNNNNNNNNNNNNNNNNNNNNNNNNNNNNNNNNNNNNNNNNNNNNNNNAACAGATTCGCAATGACATAACAACATATATAAACAGCAGATATAAATAAGTAATATCAATTTCTTAATTATAATTTGAATCAAAGCTGAGATAAGCAGAGTGAAAATAAAGATTGCTTGTAACAGTAAGAGTTTAAACTGGATGATACATTGTGAGATGGTATGTTTTGAAATGCGAATTCGGTATTTTACTTTCCTTAGGATTCTAACCTTTCTATGTACGATTACGATCTATCCTCACTTCATTAGTGATAACTTTTACTTTCCTTCGAACCCAGGTCTTTGTCTTATTTCTCTACTACTCATTTTCTTATAACCCTCCAGAGTTTCACAACCATACTAAACCTTCGTATCCTTTACACAGTCCATTCCCGTAAAGTGTCAAGAGAGGTAACTTTATCTGGGAGGATCCTTTTCGGGTAGGTAATGAGTTACATTTTCTAAAACCTAGAAAGAGATTATCATAGAGACAACTGTGTTTTGGAACAACTAGGAATAGGCTTACGTGATCAAGCCACAACATTATTAGTTAGGGGGTTTTGTCTCTTTGAGGTAGACGTAAGTACTTAGTGTCTATTGTCAAAATCCGTATACTATCAACtcttagtaattttttttattatataaactGATTTGACGAATTATAATAGAAATGTATTTCTATAAAAGTCATCATCAGTGGCAATAAATATAATTAACAATGTTATTTGAATATAAAAGTGTTATTACCAAATCAATAAATGGAACTTTCAGTTCCCCTTCAAACCGTCACAACTTTGATATTCTTCAACGTAAGACCCTCTTCCGTCCTACAACCTCTTCGTGTAAGGTCAATCTCATCAACGAGGATATTAACATCAATCTTTACCATTCGAAGTGGGAGGTCACTCAATGTATCAACAAGAATTGTACGGTAAAAaatgtcaaaatttattttatttaatatttattaattattatttaattaataaatattaaataagataaattttaactatttttttttattatcaaatattttcgtAACAACATTTGAGCTTTATAATTAAATTCAATTGTTAAAGAATTAATATTAAACTTAGTTTCGACTCTATTCGTCTCACTTTTATTTCTAACGAACATTGTCATTCTCAAATTTGACCTACTATGTAACACTCTACCATACaaaactttacgcttaagccaTAAAATGAAAGGAATCCTAAGATTGGAAAGATACATGCTAATGCTAGATAGGAGTGAAGTAATCACTATTGAAAATGAAAGGAAGCTTGGGTCCAGAAACAGAATAAAGAGATGATGAGTAAAAGAATATTGGGAGGTCTCAAAGTGTTGGTATGATTTGGAAGCATAGGAAATGTGTCAGGTAAGGGCATTTCACAGTTCTCTCCATTGAAATAGACCCTCCTAGGAAAAGCCCATCCATTACTCAATGTAAAAGATTTTGGATCTTTCTCTAATAGTATCTCTGTTGACACAAAACCTTGTTGATCCTTATCCGAATGCACTAGTTCGGTGTTGTAATAATCAATCCCCCAAAACAGAGAAACTCCATCTGCATTCATGAATCACAGATAACAGTTTTAGGCATATGATAGTTGagaatcattaaaaaaaataatatatttgacTAAACTGCTTAATATTATCTTTACATAAAGATATTTTCAGTAGTAGTCACCGTTATTTATATTAATTGTTACAATAAACTTATATTTTCACAATAATGGTTTAGTTATTTACCTTGAAAGTCAAGGGGAAGTTTGGCAGTGTTGAAACTATAAGAAGTTGCATTCTGGGAGAAGGCAGGATGTTGGAGAAGCACATTCCAGTTAGAGTAGTTGCTCCTATAATTGTAGTTAGAAATGGTAAGCTTCACCCTCCAGTGAGTTACATAGTTGTTCTTAACATGCCAATGAACTCGAATTGGGCACATGTGCTTAGTGCATGCTATTATGTTCTCCTCTGATAAGGGATTACCCAAACTTATGCAAGACTTGGAAGCTTTGTCTGCTTCGCTGCATCCACAGCTGCAATCAGGGCATGGTGTGATCATAGGGTTGTAAAATGTTGAGAGCGATACACAGCATATTGGTGACTTATTTGCCATAAAGTTGGAGTATGTACATGCTGACTTCCACGTTCCTTCAGTACAAAAATATCAATGTTACTACTATAGTAATAATGTAGTATATGTTTACTCACATAAAGATATCTTCGTGTAAAAATGATACCTAACATGTTAGACACATATTATGTTAAgtaatttagtcaaatatgtcAGATTATTTAACAGTTTCAGCGTAGCGGtgtaataattattaatttgcaAGAGAAAATGAGAATGTGATTACTGAGAGCAGGAACTTGTCTTTGTCCATTAAAAGAGGAGATGACAGTGGGATCAGTCTGAAGAAGAGGGGAACAAGTATAGCCAGGACCAGGGGCTAAGAGTGTGAGATTATTAGGTGCTTGTCCAAGAGGGTATTGCCCCAAGTTGCGTACTTCAAGCTCAAACAAAGTCAATGAGCTGAAAGGATCGATGGCTCGAGCCGAGAGGATGCCGCCGTTGCAGCAGTGTTCTGACCTGCTCTCCGGCGACACATCGGCCGGAAGATCAACTATGAGAGGATCTTTCTTGCAAGAATGTGGTAACTGAGATGTGTAAGAAGAGCAGTTGCCTTGATCTGTTGCAACCGCACCCTTTATTGACCATATAACTTCATCATTAGCCCATTGCCATCCAAGTTGCCAACCTGGTTTGTCTACATGCCGGTACTGGTAGTAGTTCTCAAGTGTCACCCTTGCCTGCAAAATCTATTATTGTTATTCGCAGAGGAATGTTAGAAGACcaacagaatttattatttttagtcagcAATTAACTATCAATATTCAAATGCGTATGCTAAAAATATGTTGTTGGACTATCCGaaattgaaatatatatatatattttgggaTACATTTCAAGTTTTTCCAAGAACCTAGGTGTTTCAGTGATTTTAGCATTGACCTCAATCATAAAATATGTATAAAGTTGAGATCAATGACTAAAATCAATGAAATACCTGAATTTCTAGAACATTTTTAGAAGGTTCAGGTCAAGTGACCAAATATCCATCTTGTGTGCGTTGGTAAATGTCAAAAGTAATTGAAATGTTGCCATTTGGATCCAAGGGGTCGTAGCAATCTGCATATAGAGAGCGCAAGTAAATAAATAACACAACCTTAAAATTACTTCCTCAAATAGAAAAAGGGGACAAGCTAATTAGTTAAGTGCCTACCTGATAAAGTGCAGAGGACAACCAATATTAGTAATAGGATGAAGTTGAGTAGTACACAGGAAAGTTGAAGATGAACAACTAGTACCATGAACATCTTTTTCCTTTTAACTTATAAGATCAGATTGAGTTCCATTCTCTAGAAATTAACTAACATTACTTCTCTTACTATTATATTACAATAGCTTGGATAAAACAAGGAGTCATCATTGGAAATATCAGCTAATTAACTACGAGTCTATTATTGGATAGGACAAATTAATTTTCGTAAGTAGGTAGTCACTATAGATACTCTTAGTTTGCCAAGTGACAAGTACATGCTACACTAAGACACTTGCTAGTTGCTACAAGTCAAGGGCACAGTTATTGCTTACTTATAACTTATAAACCGCTCAAGAGCCCGTATTATATATTGTTTTTACTAGTGACTTCTTTTCATGTGATTACCGGTCAAACATGATGTAACAATCCAAATTTTTAACCCTTTCTAATTTATAATGTAAGTTTTGACACTAAATTTAAAACAATCCTCCTAGAGAACCAACAAGAGGTATAGTAAACTGCAGCTAGTAAGCGATGTCCAATTCATTTGACATAAAAGAGCTTTGCTCCCTGAAGTTCGCCAGTCGCCACCACTTGCCTGAAGATTGCCACTCACTGCCTGCCGCTGCCTGAAGCTCTGTTGTGCTCTGCTCTGTTCAACTTTTCTCGCTTTCTGCCTTTCTGGTTTGCTACATATAAATATAAgttttgattgtttatatgatttAATAGCTTTTGAATGTTAATAATCAAATGCAATCAATTAGGGTTATTGTTAATAGATCAAAAGCTAGGACTAAAGAGCCTGTTGATTATTGTTTATGCGATTTGGTAATAGACTAATTGGTGTTTTGAGATGGAAAGTATGTCTTCAATTGAAGGAGATGTTGCAGgtaaatggcacgcttccaactCAATGCCCATTTTGAGTTATTACAATATGATATAACTATGATATTTGTGCTTCTTTTTTTGTTACTATATGATATTGGtgattatttttttctatttttgccaTAATAATTTCTATTCATATTAATACAACTATTTCTTATAGCATGTACCTCTATTCAAGACTTAAGACTATACATTCCTACGAGGCTACAAGTATATATACACGTATACATAATTGCGATTTTTCACAAAGATTAGTAGGGACACAAGCTGTAGGTCCGTCCCTGCTAATAGAATTTACCAAAAAGTGTAGAGTCCTATTTAGAAGTGGTCAATATATGCATTGTCTTCAGGTAGATCCCAGTTATCATCGTCATCATCGTCTTTCTTTTCGGTTTCTTTGATGGCCTGCTTGTTTTCTGCTAATGATTTTAACTGTGGACGcctgaaattaaaattaaagatacaacTGTGAATCAAATTGTTACTTCCATTTGAAATAACATTTTCCTTAGTTTATTATGTATCTTTTTGGTTACTAAACATTTTCCTTAGTTTATTATGTATATTAGAAGAATCCAAATATAGCACTCTTTTACAAATATAACGTGTGATCAATGGTTCAATTTGATCCATCTATCTAAGCAGAGCCTAAACCTAATCCTCCTCTAAGGAATTCGAATTCATGTCAAATAGTTATCAGATTTTTCCAATTAAGCAAAAATCATGTTTCTACTAGAGGGAAAAAAAAGATCTAAGCAAACACAAGAGAAAAATGATCTAACCTTCTGCGGTTACGCTTAGCAGCCTCACGTGACTTGCGCTTCCGCTTGTCCTGTGTGTCTTCGTGGTACCTCCTCCTTCTGCACTCTTGGATGACGCCAGCCTTCATCNNNNNNNNNNNNNNNNNNNNNNNNNNNTTGAACCACATCGTGTTCGCCTGCGCCAGCGACGGGCACACCACCGACGACAGCGACGACGGAGACGATGAGCAAGAATAAGGTGG harbors:
- the LOC107624395 gene encoding COBRA-like protein 1, giving the protein MFMVLVVHLQLSCVLLNFILLLILVVLCTLSDCYDPLDPNGNISITFDIYQRTQDGYLARVTLENYYQYRHVDKPGWQLGWQWANDEVIWSIKGAVATDQGNCSSYTSQLPHSCKKDPLIVDLPADVSPESRSEHCCNGGILSARAIDPFSSLTLFELEVRNLGQYPLGQAPNNLTLLAPGPGYTCSPLLQTDPTVISSFNGQRQVPALRTWKSACTYSNFMANKSPICCVSLSTFYNPMITPCPDCSCGCSEADKASKSCISLGNPLSEENIIACTKHMCPIRVHWHVKNNYVTHWRVKLTISNYNYRSNYSNWNVLLQHPAFSQNATSYSFNTAKLPLDFQDGVSLFWGIDYYNTELVHSDKDQQGFVSTEILLEKDPKSFTLSNGWAFPRRVYFNGENCEMPLPDTFPMLPNHTNTLRPPNILLLIISLFCFWTQASFHFQ
- the LOC107624394 gene encoding 30S ribosomal protein S21, chloroplastic (The sequence of the model RefSeq protein was modified relative to this genomic sequence to represent the inferred CDS: added 78 bases not found in genome assembly); this translates as MASLSTFSNFLTFLFPPKSQPPPPPPLSPPPNLTIRKPLHHVTPLDHSDQTPPYSCSSSPSSLSSVVCPSLAQANTMWFKSTYNVEVAVEENEPEERLLNRFRREVMKAGVIQECRRRRYHEDTQDKRKRKSREAAKRNRRRRPQLKSLAENKQAIKETEKKDDDDDDNWDLPEDNAYIDHF